aatatatactatCAGTTATTGGCTAATTTAGctatttctgttttcatTCAATCAACCTTTTTTGATATGACGTCATTTTTATTAGCATTTATTATACTTTCAGAAATTCCAATCTTGGGTGGTGATTTACTTGCAACCAAAAATGGAGGGGTTGAAGTCCGCTTTAGACCAGAGCCTGCATTTGAGTTCTTATGGCTTTTGTGTATATCGATTGGCTTAGAAGGCATTGCACTTGAATCACCTTGAGTAGTTTCATTATTTGTATTCAGTTCATCACAAGCTTTCAAAAGTACGTCTCTTTCGTTGGAAATTAAAGTCGTTGTGAGCTTCTCATCGGAAGAATCAAGAAGATTATTGAGATATTGTATTGTAGATCTAATCATATCAGTTATTTCATTGGGCGCCATTTTGGAGTTGTTGCCACTCCGGAGTTTGGTTATTAATTCGTTCTCCAGGTCTCCCACTTTTCTTTGACAATCTAACCATAATTCACACTGTGTTGTTAGTGCAGAAGACtcgtttttattttttgttagCTGTTCTTGTAGATCATCAATTTTCAACTCTATGAGGTCCTTCATGTGAAcgaaatttttcttattaatAGTTTCCCTTTCACTGTAATTTTTATCAGTCCCTGATAATCTCAGATTGAATAGTTTTTCTGATAACGATTTTTCCTGAGTCAGGGGAGACTCAAATcctattcttttcattaactGAACTTTCgattcttcaattttcgATAAATGTAAATCGATACAGCCCATTTCAGAACGTATTCGCCCAGATtgtcttttcaattcatcttcaataaatttgTCGTCTTTTTTGAAGTCTCTTAAGAGAGATTCCAGCTTTATTATCTCTGACTTAGCTTGTCTGTGGGATAGCTGTAATAGTTTGTAATTATATATCATTTGATTTGCAGAAGACTCTGTGTCTTCTGCTTCTTCGACTATTGGATCCAAATCATCAGAATTTGATAGAACTGTGTTCTCTGCTCCTACAGACTCTATATACTTGTTCAATGATGTCCGGTGGAGCGATGAAATGGTGATAATGGCGTCCTTGTCAATAACGTAGTCAACAACTTGCGCAGTATCAACTCCTTCTCCAATATGCCACGATTCTCGTTCTTTCCAAAGGACTTGCTCTTTTTCGTTCAAATCTATTAACT
The nucleotide sequence above comes from Saccharomyces mikatae IFO 1815 strain IFO1815 genome assembly, chromosome: 12. Encoded proteins:
- the ATG23 gene encoding Atg23p (similar to Saccharomyces cerevisiae ATG23 (YLR431C); ancestral locus Anc_4.311); the protein is MELNQIFEKKEQISQYLSNLVELHEKALSDVGSASQVTSIRKDITICLNDLCRINSFLVSHDGLLRTEIGSLLRDKEELIDLNEKEQVLWKERESWHIGEGVDTAQVVDYVIDKDAIITISSLHRTSLNKYIESVGAENTVLSNSDDLDPIVEEAEDTESSANQMIYNYKLLQLSHRQAKSEIIKLESLLRDFKKDDKFIEDELKRQSGRIRSEMGCIDLHLSKIEESKVQLMKRIGFESPLTQEKSLSEKLFNLRLSGTDKNYSERETINKKNFVHMKDLIELKIDDLQEQLTKNKNESSALTTQCELWLDCQRKVGDLENELITKLRSGNNSKMAPNEITDMIRSTIQYLNNLLDSSDEKLTTTLISNERDVLLKACDELNTNNETTQGDSSAMPSKPIDIHKSHKNSNAGSGLKRTSTPPFLVASKSPPKIGISESIINANKNDVISKKVD